A stretch of Pseudodesulfovibrio sp. JC047 DNA encodes these proteins:
- a CDS encoding transporter substrate-binding domain-containing protein, protein MPKICVFGMPYIGSAIQKGNSGLLTDILIRVYEPEGYELIHQEVPYTRAIKALQSGVINCTLDIETQRTDVLHGRHALAMYTMAVMSLRGTTYTGLDSLAGKKVAYLHGYDFKSLLPVRFTPRQTYDLSSAIEMLDRKTIDFVIDDRTLLKEAMDEAQLPSTKFTITPLASMKAHLIFPPTPQGRLFRNIYDRRIPEMINSGELQKIMREHQISDASIKKLLKANAR, encoded by the coding sequence GTGCCCAAAATCTGTGTTTTCGGTATGCCCTACATCGGCAGTGCCATCCAGAAAGGGAATTCAGGTCTCCTGACCGACATCTTGATCCGGGTCTACGAACCCGAAGGCTATGAACTGATCCATCAGGAAGTACCGTACACCCGTGCGATCAAGGCTCTCCAATCCGGCGTCATCAACTGCACGCTCGACATCGAGACTCAACGCACAGATGTGCTTCATGGTCGTCACGCGCTCGCCATGTACACCATGGCTGTCATGTCTCTCCGGGGCACCACGTACACGGGGCTGGATTCTCTGGCCGGAAAAAAGGTCGCGTATCTTCACGGGTATGATTTCAAATCCCTGCTTCCCGTCCGATTCACCCCCCGTCAAACCTATGATTTGAGTTCCGCCATCGAAATGCTGGATCGAAAAACCATTGATTTTGTCATCGACGACAGGACACTCCTCAAGGAAGCGATGGACGAAGCCCAACTTCCCTCCACAAAATTCACCATCACCCCGCTCGCGAGCATGAAAGCACATCTCATTTTCCCCCCGACTCCGCAGGGACGTTTATTCCGAAACATCTATGACCGACGTATTCCGGAAATGATTAATTCAGGCGAATTGCAAAAAATCATGCGGGAACATCAGATTTCTGACGCCAGCATCAAAAAACTGCTCAAGGCCAACGCCCGGTGA
- a CDS encoding Crp/Fnr family transcriptional regulator, with translation MKFSGVNLLDELVRPELAELRAVFHEQTFPKGNVVFRPDVSDNEVFIIARGRVRVYLAYEDKEFTLGILNPGDLYSTHAGCFVQAFEDVDLLVADVQSVKRWMTEVPLFTRTMVRVLGHILQNSFSIIGSLAFKDIYNRLRDYIEREARETGIPDGDGLLLNLDLTIEQLGQLLGASRQTVSTLLNNMERSGLMEKRGRGTYFIPDVDALHSAIGE, from the coding sequence ATGAAATTTTCAGGCGTGAATTTGCTCGATGAATTGGTCCGGCCCGAATTGGCGGAATTGCGGGCCGTTTTCCATGAACAGACGTTTCCCAAGGGCAATGTCGTTTTTCGACCGGATGTCTCGGACAATGAAGTCTTTATCATCGCCCGGGGGCGGGTGCGTGTCTATCTGGCCTATGAAGACAAGGAATTTACCCTGGGTATCTTGAATCCAGGCGATTTGTACTCCACCCACGCCGGATGCTTTGTCCAGGCTTTTGAAGATGTGGATTTGTTAGTGGCCGATGTCCAATCCGTGAAACGGTGGATGACCGAGGTGCCGCTTTTCACCCGGACCATGGTCCGTGTTCTGGGGCATATCTTGCAGAATTCCTTTTCCATTATCGGCAGCCTGGCGTTCAAGGACATTTATAATCGTTTGCGGGATTACATTGAACGCGAAGCGCGGGAAACGGGCATTCCCGACGGGGACGGTCTGCTGCTCAATCTGGATTTGACGATTGAACAACTCGGGCAGCTTTTGGGTGCGTCCCGGCAAACGGTTTCGACTCTACTCAATAACATGGAACGTTCCGGACTCATGGAAAAACGAGGACGTGGAACCTATTTTATCCCGGATGTGGATGCCTTGCATTCGGCTATTGGGGAATAG